The following are encoded in a window of Flavobacteriales bacterium genomic DNA:
- the deoC gene encoding deoxyribose-phosphate aldolase, with protein MNFNITSFFDSTYLKTKEQSGLSDKEEKQVVKSFVLEAVEYGFKLVMIRSNHIAFAKEIIADNASNVLVGTVIDFPNGNSSTESKLDEISKAIKLGADDIDVVINYELFKKGDYDYIVNQVKECTALCLSNNKTIKWIIESAALSDNEIIDICQLIRNVVIDNFGQNKAHHVFVKSSTGFYVSPDSAPNGATVSAIKLMLDNSSPLPVKASGGIRNIEDFKTMVDLGVKRIGTSSALSILLGKQSDSNY; from the coding sequence ATGAACTTTAACATCACTAGTTTTTTTGATTCCACATATCTCAAAACAAAAGAACAATCAGGTCTCAGTGACAAAGAAGAAAAACAAGTTGTTAAATCTTTTGTCTTAGAGGCTGTTGAGTATGGTTTCAAATTGGTGATGATTCGTTCAAACCATATTGCTTTTGCAAAAGAAATAATAGCCGACAACGCTAGCAATGTTTTAGTTGGAACGGTTATTGATTTTCCTAATGGAAATTCATCGACAGAAAGCAAATTAGATGAGATTAGTAAAGCTATCAAGTTAGGTGCAGACGATATTGATGTTGTTATTAACTATGAGCTTTTCAAAAAAGGGGATTACGATTATATTGTCAATCAAGTTAAAGAATGTACTGCTCTGTGTTTGTCCAATAATAAGACTATAAAATGGATAATAGAATCAGCGGCATTAAGTGATAATGAAATAATAGATATATGTCAGCTCATTAGAAATGTTGTCATAGATAATTTCGGTCAAAATAAAGCTCATCATGTTTTTGTAAAATCATCAACAGGATTTTATGTTAGTCCTGACTCAGCGCCAAATGGTGCAACTGTGTCAGCGATAAAACTAATGTTAGATAATTCCTCACCTTTGCCAGTAAAAGCATCTGGAGGAATCCGAAATATTGAAGACTTTAAGACGATGGTTGACTTAGGTGTAAAACGCATTGGAACATCGTCTGCGCTTTCTATTTTACTTGGCAAACAATCCGATTCAAACTATTAG
- a CDS encoding VanZ family protein, whose product MRYTIAIVWVVVIAILHAIPGSDFPEVSFSDFFQLDKLIHAFIFMLGVYLFAIALNEQQKSQFLRYIVISFIAYGLLLEVLQGLVFVERSADILDWLADTIGVFLGVWIFKKFPFPVSMNSAKKD is encoded by the coding sequence ATGCGCTACACTATTGCAATAGTGTGGGTTGTTGTTATAGCAATTTTACATGCTATTCCAGGCTCTGACTTTCCAGAGGTTTCTTTTTCTGACTTTTTTCAATTAGATAAATTAATACATGCTTTCATATTCATGCTTGGGGTATATTTGTTTGCTATAGCTTTGAATGAACAACAAAAAAGTCAATTTTTACGTTACATAGTAATATCATTTATTGCATACGGCTTATTGTTAGAAGTGCTTCAAGGTCTTGTTTTTGTTGAAAGGAGTGCTGATATCTTAGATTGGTTAGCAGACACCATAGGCGTATTTTTAGGTGTTTGGATTTTTAAGAAATTTCCCTTTCCCGTATCAATGAATTCAGCTAAAAAAGATTAA
- a CDS encoding flippase, producing the protein MNKIKSYLSKYSRDVHFVELIKGASSTFILKIVGLLVGYVLAIFITNKFGAFVFGQYVTALLIVEILSIISRLGIDTALVRYISRYVHNGASQLINKLFFKSIAIVTLAAIIFTLLLLFFSSYIADFMNLEEEYLLIVSFSFIPLVLFHMNVQAIRGLKKMLSFSFLNNVAITLFTFIIMVVLVSYTSSEKLPIYAYVLSVFIMTFSSYFLWFYHKTRLENSKVINSETELTTKALFKVSIPLLLGQSMMLIMGKVDLFMLANMTSSDQVGIYNIALKLSMLAYMGLMAVNSIAAPKFSEIHSSGDIDALKKIVQQSTKTIFWVTVPVIILFLCFPKSILSVFGEEFKLAAMALIILSISKMFSAISGSVGTFLQMVGKQNVFQNILILTAIINIGLNYILIPKYGIDGAAFASAISGVIWNVLMIVYIKKNFGFYSIYFPGIR; encoded by the coding sequence TTGAATAAAATAAAATCATATCTATCTAAGTACTCAAGAGATGTTCATTTTGTTGAGCTTATTAAAGGAGCATCTAGCACTTTTATCTTGAAAATTGTAGGCTTACTAGTTGGCTATGTTCTTGCTATTTTCATTACTAACAAATTTGGAGCTTTTGTATTTGGTCAGTATGTAACCGCCTTATTAATAGTTGAAATTTTAAGTATCATTTCAAGGTTAGGAATAGACACCGCTTTAGTTCGATATATCTCTAGATATGTGCACAATGGAGCCTCTCAATTAATCAATAAACTTTTTTTTAAATCGATAGCTATTGTCACTTTAGCTGCTATTATTTTCACCTTACTGTTATTGTTTTTTTCATCCTATATCGCTGATTTTATGAATCTTGAAGAGGAGTACCTTTTAATCGTATCCTTTTCTTTCATTCCATTAGTATTGTTTCATATGAATGTTCAAGCCATTCGAGGGTTGAAGAAAATGCTTTCTTTTTCTTTTTTGAATAATGTTGCGATAACCCTATTCACTTTCATTATTATGGTGGTATTGGTGTCGTATACTTCTTCTGAAAAACTTCCTATTTACGCCTATGTATTGAGTGTTTTTATAATGACATTTTCTTCTTATTTTTTATGGTTCTATCATAAAACAAGACTTGAAAATTCTAAGGTCATTAATAGTGAGACAGAACTCACTACAAAAGCACTATTTAAGGTGTCTATACCATTGTTATTGGGGCAATCAATGATGCTTATAATGGGGAAAGTAGATTTGTTTATGTTAGCAAATATGACTTCCTCAGACCAAGTTGGAATTTATAACATAGCCTTAAAGTTATCGATGTTAGCATATATGGGGCTTATGGCGGTTAATAGTATTGCTGCACCCAAATTTTCAGAAATTCATTCTTCAGGAGATATTGATGCGCTTAAAAAAATAGTACAACAATCAACTAAAACCATATTTTGGGTTACTGTTCCAGTAATAATATTATTTTTATGCTTTCCTAAATCTATATTAAGCGTATTTGGAGAAGAATTTAAGTTAGCAGCTATGGCGTTAATTATCTTATCAATAAGTAAAATGTTCAGTGCAATTTCTGGCTCGGTAGGTACATTCTTGCAAATGGTTGGCAAACAAAATGTGTTTCAGAATATACTTATCCTTACAGCTATTATAAATATTGGTTTAAACTATATTTTAATTCCAAAATATGGTATTGATGGAGCGGCTTTTGCTAGTGCTATTAGTGGAGTGATATGGAATGTTCTTATGATAGTTTACATCAAGAAAAACTTTGGATTTTATTCAATTTATTTCCCAGGTATTAGATAA
- a CDS encoding acyltransferase encodes MEQIHNIYRRVRDKVFTFLYRFSFKELASKSTLSMPFSVEGARYIAIKKDVFIKPNAWFLALNYSDSTSKDTKLSIDESTYIGRNAHIVSVKSIRIGKNVLMGDNVYIADNFHRFNRVDLPYKDQGVGFKAEVEIGDGTWLGENVCVISSKIGKQCIVGANSLVIHDVPDYCMVVGSPARIIKTYNHTKQSWERIKD; translated from the coding sequence ATGGAACAAATTCATAATATATATCGCAGAGTAAGGGATAAGGTTTTTACTTTTCTTTATCGTTTTTCGTTTAAGGAGTTAGCATCAAAATCAACACTATCTATGCCATTTTCTGTTGAAGGGGCAAGATATATTGCTATCAAAAAAGATGTTTTTATTAAACCTAACGCTTGGTTTTTGGCATTAAACTATTCCGACTCAACATCTAAAGACACTAAACTTTCTATTGATGAAAGTACCTATATTGGAAGAAATGCTCATATCGTTTCTGTTAAAAGTATACGAATTGGCAAGAATGTATTGATGGGTGATAATGTATATATAGCTGATAATTTTCATCGTTTTAATAGGGTTGATTTGCCTTATAAAGACCAAGGAGTGGGCTTTAAGGCTGAAGTAGAAATTGGTGATGGCACATGGCTAGGAGAAAATGTTTGTGTCATCTCATCTAAGATAGGTAAACAGTGTATTGTAGGAGCAAATTCTTTGGTTATTCATGATGTGCCAGACTATTGTATGGTAGTAGGTTCACCTGCTCGAATAATCAAGACTTACAACCACACTAAACAAAGTTGGGAAAGGATCAAAGATTAA
- a CDS encoding energy transducer TonB codes for MEPKKNPKVDLEKKRGLFMQIGLAMSLLIVLGAFEYRTYEKVVASLGDLVLDAEFEEEIENTFREKKPPPPPPPPPDEIVIVEDDEEIEEVEIEDTESDEDLEVIEEEEETTDEIFMVVEDMPRFEGCTDETCTQTKIMQFIATKTKYPPIAKENNITGRVFVSFVVDKTGKVTNVKILRGVDKYLDAEAVRVVSSLPKFKPGKQRGKPVKVQYNVPISFKLN; via the coding sequence ATGGAACCAAAAAAAAACCCCAAAGTAGATTTAGAGAAAAAAAGAGGTTTGTTTATGCAAATCGGCTTAGCAATGTCTCTTTTAATCGTTTTAGGCGCTTTTGAATACAGAACGTATGAAAAAGTTGTTGCTTCATTAGGTGATTTAGTATTAGATGCAGAGTTTGAGGAAGAGATAGAAAATACATTTAGAGAGAAAAAGCCACCTCCACCACCTCCACCACCACCAGATGAAATCGTTATTGTTGAAGATGACGAGGAAATTGAAGAGGTAGAAATAGAAGATACAGAATCTGATGAAGACCTCGAAGTAATAGAAGAGGAAGAAGAGACAACTGATGAAATTTTCATGGTTGTTGAAGATATGCCTCGCTTTGAAGGGTGTACTGATGAAACTTGTACCCAAACAAAGATAATGCAGTTTATCGCTACAAAAACAAAGTATCCACCAATCGCTAAAGAGAATAATATTACTGGTAGAGTTTTTGTGAGTTTTGTTGTAGATAAAACAGGAAAAGTTACTAATGTTAAGATTTTACGTGGAGTAGATAAATATTTAGATGCCGAAGCGGTTCGAGTAGTTTCAAGTTTGCCAAAATTCAAGCCTGGCAAACAAAGAGGTAAGCCTGTAAAGGTGCAATACAACGTGCCAATAAGCTTTAAATTGAATTAA
- a CDS encoding sulfotransferase, giving the protein MNYPNLYIVGAPKAGTTSLYHYLSQHPDIAIPDKEPRFFIKDSIQNISEADPIKPYLLRSSVLDELAYTNLYANKSEKIICDASTQYLYHHHEVIPKIKQLKDGQSPKILILLRNPIERAFSNYSHNYSTFENLDFKHALEQESERISKGFNSFWHYKGLSTYADSVKAYKDAFKEVKVVFFEDFVNDIDKSLVDIFDFLGVDNSFKVSHFMINKKSTGAPKSKKLNTILQSSSKFSFIKKILHNTIGEQKTKLIRELIMRKNLSKSKISLDESLKSKLESYFVEDIAQLKKILPEHNIGWLNNGTNS; this is encoded by the coding sequence ATGAATTATCCTAACTTATATATCGTAGGAGCACCCAAGGCTGGCACAACTTCTTTGTATCATTATCTTAGTCAACATCCAGATATTGCTATACCTGATAAAGAGCCACGATTTTTTATAAAGGATAGTATTCAAAACATTTCTGAGGCAGACCCAATCAAACCTTATTTATTGAGAAGTTCAGTACTTGATGAACTTGCTTACACCAATCTTTATGCCAATAAAAGTGAAAAAATAATTTGTGACGCTAGCACACAATATTTATACCATCATCATGAAGTAATTCCTAAAATAAAACAACTGAAAGATGGTCAGTCACCAAAAATTTTAATTCTTTTAAGAAATCCTATTGAGAGAGCATTTTCAAATTATTCTCATAATTATTCAACTTTTGAAAACTTGGATTTTAAGCATGCACTTGAGCAAGAGTCAGAGCGAATTTCAAAAGGCTTTAATTCCTTTTGGCACTATAAAGGCTTAAGCACATATGCTGATTCGGTAAAAGCTTATAAAGATGCTTTTAAGGAAGTAAAAGTTGTTTTTTTTGAAGATTTTGTAAACGATATTGACAAATCATTAGTCGATATTTTCGATTTTTTAGGAGTTGATAATAGCTTTAAAGTATCCCATTTTATGATAAATAAAAAAAGCACGGGTGCACCAAAGAGTAAAAAATTAAACACAATTCTTCAATCATCTTCTAAGTTTAGTTTTATAAAAAAAATACTTCACAACACTATTGGAGAACAAAAAACTAAGTTGATTAGAGAGTTGATAATGCGTAAAAATTTATCTAAGTCAAAAATTTCTTTAGATGAATCTTTAAAATCCAAATTAGAATCCTATTTTGTAGAAGATATTGCTCAGCTAAAAAAAATATTGCCCGAGCATAACATAGGCTGGTTAAATAATGGAACAAATTCATAA